From the Daphnia magna isolate NIES linkage group LG3, ASM2063170v1.1, whole genome shotgun sequence genome, one window contains:
- the LOC116919812 gene encoding cobalamin trafficking protein CblD, with protein sequence MASRLLSRRHFVIFGKNLKSYAKALQQNDCRSFSSQGSGDKRHPHAIVLLEENTDGTTVWPDPSLGLLGPKDLRMPLPGNVGFSHRLSLHLPSVTLQSRKNTLQDTELLSSLTNYERQYQVVKQSTQEEDELNSTEIEEFLLDLPQSSEVLECVAQECPKLVRKDFADLFPSRDVSFGPLTVVTLAQKTKSDMSEWSEVVEYEREELVACFVDAAKEICEQLQNSGYWSDFIDPSSGRPYLGNYTNATLFETDERYRHLGFSIEDLGCCKIIRHGTWGTHAFVGCIFTNAPFDSNTLQDALRNQRMKN encoded by the exons tttgaaatccTATGCCAAAGCTTTGCAACAAAATGACTGTAGAAGCTTTTCTTCTCAAGGAAGTGGAGATAAACGTCATCCCCATGCAATTGTGCTTTTAGAAGAGAATACTGATG GGACAACAGTGTGGCCAGATCCTAGTTTGGGTTTATTAGGTCCTAAAGATTTGAGAATGCCATTACCTGGTAATGTTGGGTTTTCCCATCGTCTTTCCCTGCATTTGCCATCTGTTACACTCCAAAGCAGAAAAAACACTTTACAAGATACAGAACTGCTCAGTTCATTAACTAACTATGAAAGGCAGTATCAAGTTGTAAAGCAGTCAACTCAGGAAGAGGATGAActtaattcaacagaaatcgAAGAATTTTTATTAGATCTACCTCAGTCTTCAGAAGTTCTGGAATGTGTAGCCCAAGAGTGCCCTAAACTTGTTAGAAAAG ATTTTGCTGACCTTTTTCCGAGTCGTGATGTGAGCTTCGGCCCATTGACTGTTGTTACTCTTGCCCAAAAAACCAAAAGCGACATGAGTGAGTGGAGTGAAGTTGTGGAGTACGAAAGGGAGGAGCTCGTCGCTTGT ttCGTCGACGCTGCCAAAGAAATTTGTGAACAATTGCAGAACAGTGGATATTGGTCTGATTTCATAGACCCATCTTCTGGTCGGCCGTATTTAGGAAACTATACGAATGCTACGCTCTTTGAAACGGATGAACGCTATCGTCATCTAGGGTTCTCCATTGAAGATCTCGGATGCTGTAAAATTATTCGCCATGGTACATGGGGAACGCATGCATTTGTCG gtTGTATTTTTACAAATGCCCCTTTTGATAGCAATACGCTGCAAGACGCTCTTCGCAATCAACGTATGAAAAACTAG